Proteins from a genomic interval of Benincasa hispida cultivar B227 chromosome 7, ASM972705v1, whole genome shotgun sequence:
- the LOC120080794 gene encoding alpha-ketoglutarate-dependent dioxygenase alkB, whose protein sequence is MYGSDKVTDDSERTAFRRAEKKYKLYYDDTYKSSKKKKLPKQVDLSEVIDFKCILGCYKQDGALPLGVNAIKCDLDRPVFCLENRPGFYFIPGALSLQEQCQWIRESLTNFPQPSNRTNHNAIYGSIQDLFIAAKGKKVLVEDDEISDFNVDSDVERSVSNGNTHNWKFVEENTVSSKRGTACKSIPASVLLRKLRWSTLGLQFDWSKRSYDISLPHNKIPSALCQLAKRMAAAAMPTGEEFKPEAAIVNYFASGDTLGGHLDDMEADWSKPIVSMSLGCKAIFLLGGKSRQDPPIAMFLRSGDVVLMAGEARECFHGVPRIFIDEESEEISLLERHFSNQDDLHFLEYIKNSRININIRQVF, encoded by the exons ATGTACGGATCCGACAAAGTGACCGACGATTCCGAGCGCACCGCTTTCAGAAGAGCAGAAAAGAAATACAAACTGTACTACGACGATACCTACAAATCTTCGAAAAA GAAAAAACTACCGAAACAAGTCGATTTGTCTGAGGTTATCGATTTCAAGTGCATCCTCGGATGTTACAAACAAGATGGTGCACTTCCGCTGGGCGTGAATGCGATTAAGTGCGATCTCGATAGGCCAGTTTTCTGCTTGGAGAATCGTCCTG GGTTTTATTTTATTCCTGGAGCGTTGAGCTTACAAGAACAATGCCAATGGATCAGGGAGAGTTTAACGAATTTTCCGCAGCCTTCCAACAGAACCAACCACAATGCTATTTATGGATCAATTCAAGACCTGTTCATCGCAGCAAAGGGAAAGAAAGTTTTAGTTGAAGATGATGAAATCTCTGATTTCAACGTTGATTCTGATGTTGAACGTTCCGTCAGCAATGGAAATACTCATAATTGGAAGTTTGTGGAGGAGAATACTGTTTCATCCAAAAGAGGGACGGCCTGTAAATCAATTCCTGCTTCAGTATTACTTCGAAAGTTGCGTTGGAGTACACTTGGCCTACAATTCGATTGGTCCAAG CGAAGCTATGACATATCTCTGCCCCATAATAAGATACCCTCTGCGCTATGTCAACTTGCAAAAAGAATGGCGGCTGCTGCAATGCCAACTGGGGAAGAATTCAAGCCTGAAGCTGCAATAGTGAATTATTTTGCTTCAG GCGACACGCTTGGTGGTCACCTAGATGACATGGAAGCTGACTGGAGCAAGCCAATTGTTAGCATGAG TTTGGGTTGCAAAGCTATTTTTCTTTTGGGTGGTAAGTCGAGACAGGATCCACCCATAGCCATGTTTCTTCGAAGCGGAGATGTTGTGCTAATGGCTGGAGAAGCAAGGGAATGTTTCCACG GTGTACCACGGATCTTCATCGATGAAGAAAGTGAAGAAATTTCCCTTCTTGAAAGGCATTTCTCAAATCAAGATGATTTGCACTTTCTGGAATacataaaaaattcaagaataaaCATCAACATTAGACAGGTTTTCTGA